A single region of the Salvia miltiorrhiza cultivar Shanhuang (shh) chromosome 8, IMPLAD_Smil_shh, whole genome shotgun sequence genome encodes:
- the LOC131000487 gene encoding LOW QUALITY PROTEIN: BTB/POZ domain-containing protein At1g03010-like (The sequence of the model RefSeq protein was modified relative to this genomic sequence to represent the inferred CDS: deleted 3 bases in 3 codons), translating into MGVVTVAELKPSISGKRSFRPSSSARQVTEWPISDVSSDLTIEVGTASFALHKFPLVSRSGRIRKLLLEAKDSKVSRLNLSGIPGGPQAFEQAAKFCYGVNIDITLSNVAMLRCASHFLEMTEEFSEKNLEARAEAYLRDAVLTNIPNSISVLHHCESLLPTAEEINLVSRIINAIANNACKEQLTSGLSKLEHNFSSKPVAATEAETPLDWWGKSLSQLNLDLFQRVLSSVKTKGLKQDLISRILINYAQNSIQGLVKGNISDLDLQKKQRITVETITGLLPSQSRKSSVPMAFLSSLLKSAISASASTSCRSDLERRIGLQLDQAILEDILIPANPHGNSHSPMYDTDSVLRIFSIFLNLDEDDDDDTQLRDESEMVYDFDSPGSPKQSSIIKVSKLLDNYLAEVALDSNLAPSKLTSLAELLPDHARMVYDGLYRAVDIFLKVHPNMKDSERYRLCKTIDCQKLSQEACSHAAQNERLPVQMAVQVLYFEQIRLRNAMNGVGGQSHFFFGSMNGFPQRSGSGAGSGCISPRDNYASVRRENRELKLEVARMRMRLTDLEKDHVSMKQELVKSHPANRLFKSFTRKLSKLNSLFRIKDMKPMGGKASSETRFLFQKRRRHSVS; encoded by the exons atgggaGTTGTTACAGTTGCTGAACTGAAGCCAAGCATATCAGGAAAGAGGTCATTTCGTCCCAGTTCAAGTGCAAGGCAAGTTACTGAATG GCCAATCTCCGACGTCTCTAGTGATCTAACCATTGAAGTCGGAACAGCAAGTTTTGCTCTTCACAAA TTCCCTCTCGTTTCCCGGAGTGGACGAATACGAAAACTGCTGCTCGAAGCAAAGGATTCCAAGGTGTCAAGGTTGAATCTCTCCGGCATTCCCGGTGGACCACAGGCATTTGAGCAGGCTGCAAAATTCTGTTATGGGGTGAATATTGACATCACACTGTCAAATGTGGCTATGCTGAGGTGTGCATCTCATTTTCTTGAAATGACAGAGGAATTCTCCGAGAAAAACCTCGAGGCCAGGGCCGAGGCCTACCTCAGAGACGCAGTCCTAACCAACATACCTAACTCAATCTCGGTGCTCCATCACTGCGAGAGCCTGCTGCCAACTGCTGAGGAAATCAACCTTGTGAGCAGAATCATCAATGCCATTGCAAACAATGCATGCAAAGAGCAGCTCACCTCTGGTTTGTCCAAATTGGAGCACAATTTTTCCTCGAAGCCCGTTGCTGCCACGGAGGCTGAGACGCCCTTGGACTGGTGGGGGAAGTCGCTCTCACAGCTGAATCTTGATCTCTTTCAGAGGGTTCTCTCGTCTGTGAAGACGAAAGGGCTGAAGCAGGACTTGATCAGTAGGATTCTGATAAATtatgctcaaaactccattcAAGGCCTTGTGAAAGGCAACATCTCAGATCTTGATTTGCAGAAGAAGCAAAGGATCACTGTGGAGACCATCACCGGTTTGCTCCCTTCACAGTCCAGGAAAAGCTCGGTGCCAATGGCGTTCCTCTCGAGCTTACTCAAGTCCGCCATATCTGCATCGGCA TCCACCTCTTGCAGGTCTGATCTGGAGAGGAGGATTGGGCTGCAGCTGGACCAGGCGATCCTCGAAGACATACTAATCCCCGCGAATCCCCATGGAAACAGCCACAGCCCTATGTATGACACC GACTCAGTGCTGAGGATCTTCTCCATTTTCTTGAACcttgatgaggatgatgatgatgacacTCAGCTTAGAGACGAGAGCGAGATGGTGTATGACTTTGACAGCCCCGGCTCGCCCAAACAGAGCTCGATCATCAAGGTCTCGAAGCTGTTGGACAACTACCTCGCAGAGGTAGCACTTGACTCAAACTTGGCGCCATCAAAGCTTACCTCTCTCGCAGAGCTTCTCCCTGATCACGCTCGTATGGTCTATGATGGATTGTACCGTGCAGTCGACATCTTCCTCAAG GTTCATCCCAACATGAAGGACTCAGAGCGGTACCGCCTCTGCAAGACCATCGACTGCCAGAAGCTGTCTCAAGAGGCGTGCAGCCAC GCAGCTCAGAACGAGCGGCTGCCAGTGCAGATGGCGGTGCAGGTGCTCTACTTTGAGCAGATAAGGCTGAGGAACGCCATGAATGGAGTGGGAGGGCAGAGCCACTTCTTCTTCGGCTCCATGAATGGCTTCCCACAGCGGTCAGGGAGTGGGGCAGGGAGCGGGTGCATCTCGCCACGAGACAACTACGCCTCAGTGAGAAGGGAGAACCGGGAGCTGAAGCTGGAGGTGGCAAGGATGAGGATGAGGCTCACCGATCTTGAGAAAGACCACGTCTCCATGAAGCAGGAGCTCGTGAAATCGCACCCGGCCAACAGATTGTTCAAATCTTTCACCAGGAAACTCAGCAAGCTCAACTCATTGTTCAGGATCAAAGACATGAAGCCTATGGGGGGGAAGGCCAGCTCCGAGACCAGGTTTCTGTTTCAGAAACGGAGGCGCCATTCTGTTTCTTGA
- the LOC130997997 gene encoding uncharacterized protein LOC130997997 — MVVGKDERMDYSLWNPANLHGITPNRACVGKLYSSKTNSWKTVDASICTIVYACGKLYWSTTNDEIEWFDLESEEFGRMELPFGDKYTLVDVEEKEKAGLHFLFEDDSEIGHYRVEVWVMNKDQCWFKVVSLPLVYDDSFHSTGSLLCLGPNGEILVVYFGNLFVYDPRDNLLRTAKNTLDCTRGFVYVESLVSLLPRRNVANLIQH; from the exons ATGGTGGTGGGCAAGGACGAGCGAATGGATTATTCCTTGTGGAACCCCGCCAATCTCCACGGAATTACCCCAAACAGGGCAT GTGTGGGTAAACTCTATAGTTCCAAGACAAATTCATGGAAAACGGTGGATGCCTCGATTTGCACCATTGTGTATGCGTGTGGAAAGCTTTACTGGTCCACGACGAATGATGAGATTGAGTGGTTCGATTTGGAGAGCGAAGAGTTTGGGAGGATGGAGCTGCCCTTTGGTGACAAATACACGTTGGTGGATGtggaggagaaggagaaggcggGGCTTCACTTTCTGTTTGAAGATGACTCTGAAATTGGTCATTATCGTGTTGAGGTTTGGGTTATGAACAAGGACCAATGCTGGTTTAAAGTGGTGAGTCTCCCTCTTGTTTATGATGATAGTTTTCACTCCACTGGTTCGCTGCTGTGTTTGGGTCCCAATGGAGAGATTTTGGTTGTGTATTTTGggaatttatttgtttacgACCCCAGAGATAATCTGCTTCGGACAGCCAAGAACACCCTTGATTGCACCCGAGGTTTTGTCTACGTTGAAAGCTTAGTCTCCCTGCTTCCTCGCAGGAATGTTGCAAATCTTATCCAGCATTAG